The proteins below are encoded in one region of Apium graveolens cultivar Ventura chromosome 4, ASM990537v1, whole genome shotgun sequence:
- the LOC141721649 gene encoding uncharacterized protein LOC141721649 isoform X1 codes for MSRISKWKPETTKVKVVFRLQFNATHIPLSGWDKLFISFVPTESGKTSAKTSKANVRNGACKWGDPIYETTRLIQDTKTKKYDEKLYKLIVSMGSSRASIFGEATINLADYADASKPSSVAMPLNGCNSGAILHVTVQLLTSKTGFREFEQQREHRERGLQMGSDSNMIDDSGANSVSSLDATTSDQMDKAHTKAKARPQSIEFPSHGQGLREESADSGAGYDGSSNTSESFYAEKNDCSSTHEIDSLKSTVSGDINGLPHYQSPKKEKGDTSDHQFLAQGRSDWVQRWGSDYSMDHGLAIAYEENSKLRGSLEVAESSVQELKMEVSSLRCYADALGKETQKFASNLVAEIASGEELAKEVILLKSECSKFKNDVERLKSQNLTSSFASKESSQCEQQDHILQDKQVKWVKGLSVLEDKMKDVQRKAYLGFDERDFSFLHSDLQELFIILQDIRHGTGAVSSVSSNHAAIDNFGTMNLHNNKQFVSGTGFDVELYHPENVLQYVSLPNLVSQDSESRVATDAIELKVLELVRELDESKIEKESLARKMDQMECYYESLVQELEENQKQLLGELQNLRGEHSICMYTISTNNAEMESMQKDMTEKIIKFSEERQELDSLNNELQRRVVASEAALKRTRLNYSIAVDQLQKDLELLSFQVLSMFETNENLMKQAFCETSQQCFDGYTDILQNVEESGVAKLSKCINQSPRLEKQFLGGDILVGDMKKSLILQEDIYQKVEEERCEIHSTNVYLDIFSKTLKETLFEAISKIRLMKEEMDGIAQKLEVRIESEDILMGKLQMAMDEIHALNNYKAISISKSSDMLLRSQITEAKLESLSMENCHLREQIMECELLIKEYKSYQSKYVTCSAEKSELENLLKQEATENEKLRSEVSSLNLQLKTLNDRYSESVVLKKNLKSNIMSLQDKLASLLASSELQSSGQSLSCDLSFQDSELKDFYDIIMKLEVTQLNACKRIIQLTEEKKDLQDERQMANMSVNNVRSEIIGMKQKFKHDIEDIEAKLDVSNTLVGKLQVKFESVASKFHSSAEAEQNNAQQNEELFADLAHVELQLQELAFKHQEFSQEILGLGSTAEELERCKMIVAELTRENQELEILLQAKIEESFKLASDLDSAKDSLRCVQDDLHAEKGIRHKLEGTVAEYDICKMTIAGIVQERTDLTDLLEKKTKESVDLASDLDNVKQSYKFLQDDFLVHEGVKDKLESTIGDLERSKMTIGELKQEKQDLTMLLESTSKESVKLKCDLNSLKESLKSLEDDLIVEKGFRDKLEGTVADLERSKITIDELLQEKQDLTVLLDSKTRESLNLAADLDIMKKSLRCLQDELQVEKGFRDKLEDTVTEIERSKAIIDELMQDKKGLVMLLEAETEKSAKQSSELNSLNEVVSCLKNELNVEKGFRDELEVAVFELKSSKTTISELKQEKQDLKLSLEEKIEDSVKLESYVARVKESLKCLQDNLLVETGLKEKLECTVVEITSQLDEAQDKLRCFESLDAKMVNLRQLPSNLDIKRSQNNLSVQHKDFQEESSHPTGLSCQLAEIHEHVLAAEVTLTFVKTQYESLIEDLVLQLEQSKGQHVELQKTNFDIESQLKHSLTSETHLSNENAELMASVHCLRSELEASVTENRVLSESISVLMPQLEEFKRKSVTLEAELNQDARVHKELKDKLQTAEEEICELIFCNAEKEIEMIVFREILDEQKGHIALMEKSNIESFKLQNQIDDITRKLSEQILRTEEFKNLSVHLKELKDKAEAECLLAREKKGPEGPSFAVQESLRIAFIKEQYETKLQELRQQISISKKHGEEMLWKLQDVVNELEDRKKTEASHLKRNEELSIKVLELEAQLQSVFSDKREKTNAYDRIQTELDCAILSLECCKEEKEKLELSLRECVEEKSIITAELALRKEHLENSVSSIDIQDEVAVDTIKSISSNVSNGKSSSVSSTTDVSNGDSSLKLSSEYFDRNSHMDSEQILDTSLVQVKKAKNSVSPNNGQAIQVLESKGLLSEEGKLSPSISKDIAVNQNFRAETLKSSIDHLHEELERMKNENSHISQANHDPYVQDLQSELMHLHKANQDLESMFPWFHNCLESGNALERVLALEIELAEALRAKKTSSLHIQSSFLKQHSDEEAVLKSFKDINELIKEMLELKAKYASVETELKEMHDRYSDLSLQFAEVEGERQKLTMTLRNIRTPKKPGYLNRSSSDTLWDQ; via the exons ATGTCGAGGATCAGCAAGTGGAAGCCGGAGACGACGAAAGTAAAAGTGGTCTTTAGGCTACAATTTAATGCTACACAT ATTCCATTAAGTGGATGGGATAAGTTGTTCATATCTTTTGTTCCCACTGAATCGGGGAAGACATCTGCGAAGACGAGCAAAGCAAATGTGAGAAATGGAGCATGCAAATGGGGAGATCCAATCTATGAAACTACAAGGCTTATTCAGGACACAAAAACCAAAAAATATGATGAGAAGCTTTACAAACTTATTGTCTCCATG GGTTCATCACGGGCTAGCATCTTTGGCGAGGCTACTATCAACCTTGCTGATTATGCAGATGCATCAAAACCTTCTTCTGTTGCAATGCCTCTTAATGGATGCAACTCTGGAGCCATATTGCAT GTAACAGTCCAGCTGCTAACATCAAAAACTGGGTTCAG AGAATTTGAGCAGCAGAGGGAACACCGCGAGAGGGGTTTGCAGATGGGATCTGACTCAAATATGATTGATGATTCTGGTGCTAATAGTGTATCGTCTTTAGATGCAACTACCAGTGATCAGATGGACAAG GCACATACAAAAGCGAAAGCCAGACCACAATCTATCGAGTTTCCGTCACATGGACAAGGTTTACGTGAAGAATCTGCAGACTCTGGTGCTGGTTATGATGGCTCATCCAATACTTCAGAAAGTTTTTATGCTGAAAAGAATGATTGCTCAAGCACACATGAAATTGATAGTCTTAAGAGTACTGTATCTGGTGATATAAATGGACTTCCCCATTATCAAAGCCCTAAGAAGGAGAAAGGTGATACATCTGATCATCAATTTCTAGCCCAAGGTAGGAGTGATTGGGTCCAAAGATGGGGTTCTGACTATTCCATGGACCACGGCTTAGCAATTGCATACGAGGAGAACAGTAAGCTTAGAGGGAGTTTGGAGGTGGCTGAATCTtctgttcaagagcttaagaTGGAAGTAAGCTCTTTGCGGTGTTATGCTGATGCATTGGGTAAAGAAACACAAAAGTTTGCTTCTAATCTTGTGGCTGAGATTGCTTCTGGTGAAGAGCTGGCAAAAGAGGTTATTCTGCTGAAATCAGAGTgttcaaaatttaaaaatgacGTGGAACGACTTAAAAGCCAGAATTTGACCTCTTCATTTGCTAGTAAGGAATCAAGTCAATGTGAGCAGCAGGATCATATTTTGCAAGATAAGCAGGTCAAATGGGTAAAGGGACTTTCAGTTTTGGAGGATAAGATGAAAGACGTCCAAAGAAAAGCATACCTTGGTTTTGATGAAAGGGATTTTAGCTTCCTTCACTCAGATTTGCAGGAGCTTTTTATTATTTTACAGGATATCAGACATGGTACAGGAGCTGTATCTTCAGTATCATCAAATCATGCTGCTATTGATAATTTTGGAACAATGAATTTACATAATAATAAACAGTTCGTATCAGGAACTGGGTTTGATGTTGAGCTGTATCATCCAGAAAATGTGCTTCAATATGTAAGTTTACCCAACCTAGTATCTCAAGACTCTGAATCACGAGTTGCTACTGATGCAATAGAACTTAAAGTTTTGGAGCTTGTACGGGAGTTGGACGAGTCCAAAATTGAAAAAGAAAGTCTTGCAAGAAAAATGGACCAGATGGAGTGCTACTACGAATCTCTTGTCCAGGAGCTTGAGGAAAATCAAAAGCAACTTTTAGGAGAATTACAGAACCTTAGAGGTGAGCATTCGATCTGTATGTACACTATTTCAACTAATAATGCTGAAATGGAGTCAATGCAGAAAGACATGACCGAAAAGATCATTAAATTTTCCGAGGAAAGACAGGAGCTGGATTCTCTTAATAACGAACTTCAAAGAAGGGTTGTAGCATCAGAAGCCGCACTTAAAAGAACACGCTTGAATTACTCAATAGCAGTGGATCAACTGCAGAAGGACCTTGAACTGCTTTCCTTCCAGGTTTTGTCAATGTTTGAAACTAATGAGAACCTCATGAAGCAAGCTTTCTGTGAAACATCACAGCAATGCTTTGATGGATACACAGATATATTGCAGAATGTTGAGGAATCTGGTGTAGCCAAACTCTCGAAGTGTATAAATCAAAGTCCTAGATTAGAGAAACAATTCCTGGGTGGTGATATTCTTGTAGGGGACATGAAAAAATCATTGATTTTGCAAGAAGACATttaccaaaaggttgaagaagaGCGCTGTGAAATACATTCGACAAATGTATACCTGGATATCTTCTCAAAAACTCTTAAAGAAACGTTGTTTGAAGCCATTAGTAAAATAAGGTTAATGAAGGAGGAAATGGATGGAATTGCACAGAAATTAGAAGTTAGAATTGAGTCTGAAGATATTTTGATGGGAAAGTTGCAAATGGCAATGGATGAAATTCATGCACTGAACAACTACAAAGCTATCAGCATTTCCAAAAGTAGTGACATGCTTCTACGAAGTCAAATTACAGAAGCGAAGTTAGAGAGTCTTTCGATGGAAAATTGTCATCTCAGAGAGCAGATTATGGAGTGTGAATTACTGATAAAGGAATATAAAAGTTATCAGAGTAAATATGTGACTTGTTCGGCTGAAAAATCAGAGCTTGAAAATTTATTAAAACAGGAAGCAACTGAAAATGAAAAGCTTCGAAGTGAGGTATCCTCCTTGAACTTACAGTTGAAAACTCTCAATGATAGATATAGTGAGTCTGTTGTTTTGAAGAAAAATCTAAAAAGTAATATCATGTCTCTGCAAGATAAGTTGGCTAGTTTGTTGGCATCCTCTGAGCTGCAATCAAGTGGACAATCGCTGTCTTGTGATCTTTCTTTTCAGGATTCTGAGTTGAAAGACTTTTATGACATCATCATGAAATTGGAAGTGACCCAGCTTAATGCATGTAAAAGGATAATTCAACTCACAGAAGAAAAGAAAGATCTGCAGGATGAAAGGCAAATGGCTAACATGTCTGTAAACAATGTCAGATCAGAAATTATTGGCATGAAACAGAAGTTCAAGCATGACATAGAGGACATAGAGGCTAAACTAGATGTGTCTAACACACTGGTCGGAAAGCTTCAGGTGAAATTTGAATCTGTTGCTAGCAAATTTCATTCCAGTGCGGAGGCTGAACAAAATAATGCTCAGCAAAATGAAGAGCTTTTTGCAGATCTTGCTCATGTTGAACTTCAGTTGCAAGAACTTGCTTTTAAACACCAAGAATTTAGTCAAGAAATCTTGGGTTTGGGAAGTACTGCTGAGGAACTTGAAAGGTGTAAGATGATTGTTGCGGAGTTAACACGGGAAaatcaagaacttgaaattttgttaCAGGCTAAAATTGAGGAATCTTTTAAGCTTGCATCTGATCTTGATAGTGCAAAAGACAGTCTAAGATGTGTGCAGGATGATTTGCACGCTGAAAAAGGCATCAGACACAAGCTAGAAGGTACAGTTGCAGAATATGATATTTGCAAGATGACCATAGCCGGGATAGTACAGGAGAGGACTGATCTTACAGATTTGTTAGAAAAGAAGACCAAAGAATCTGTCGATCTCGCTTCTGACCTTGATAATGTAAAGCAAAGTTACAAATTTCTGCAAGATGATTTTCTTGTTCATGAAGGCGTAAAAGACAAACTGGAAAGTACAATTGGAGATCTTGAGAGGAGCAAGATGACAATTGGTGAATTGAAACAGGAGAAGCAAGATCTTACAATGTTGTTAGAAAGTACGTCCAAGGAATCTGTTAAGCTTAAATGTGATCTTAATAGCCTGAAAGAAAGTTTGAAATCTCTGGAAGACGATTTGATTGTTGAAAAGGGTTTCAGAGACAAGCTGGAAGGTACAGTTGCTGATCTTGAGAGGAGTAAGATAACTATTGACGAGTTATTACAAGAGAAGCAAGATCTCACAGTTCTGTTAGATAGTAAAACTAGGGAGTCACTCAACCTTGCAGCTGATCTTGACATTATGAAAAAAAGTTTAAGATGTTTGCAAGATGAATTGCAGGTTGAAAAAGGCTTCCGGGACAAACTAGAAGATACAGTCACAGAAATTGAAAGAAGCAAAGCAATCATTGATGAGTTAATGCAAGACAAGAAGGGCCTTGTGATGTTGCTGGAGGCTGAAACTGAGAAATCTGCTAAGCAATCATCTGAGCTTAATAGTTTGAATGAAGTAGTGAGTTGTTTGAAAAATGAACTGAATGTTGAAAAGGGCTTCCGGGATGAATTAGAGGTTGCGGTTTTCGAACTTAAAAGTAGCAAGACGACCATTTCGGAGCTGAAACAGGAGAAGCAAGATCTTAAATTGTCTTTAGAGGAAAAGATTGAGgactctgtgaagcttgaatcTTATGTTGCTAGGGTGAAAGAAAGTTTAAAGTGTCTGCAGGACAATTTGCTTGTTGAAACAGGTCTGAAGGAGAAACTGGAGTGTACAGTTGTGGAAATTACTTCTCAATTAGATGAGGCACAGGACAAGTTGCGTTGCTTTGAGAGTCTGGATGCCAAAATGGTAAACTTGCGGCAATTGCCTTCTAACCTTGATATCAAAAGGTCCCAAAATAATCTTTCAGTGCAGCATAAGGATTTTCAAGAGGAGTCTTCTCATCCTACAGGCCTGAGTTGTCAGTTAGCAGAAATTCATGAGCATGTATTAGCGGCAGAAGTTACACTCACTTTCGTCAAAACCCAGTATGAAAGCCTGATTGAGGACCTTGTGCTGCAACTTGAACAGTCCAAGGGGCAGCATGTAGAGCTTCAAAAAACAAATTTTGATATAGAGTCACAGTTAAAGCATAGTCTTACAAGTGAAACTCATCTAAGTAATGAAAATGCAGAGTTGATGGCATCTGTCCACTGCCTAAGATCTGAGTTAGAAGCATCTGTTACTGAAAACCGGGTCCTGTCGGAGTCTATTAGTGTTTTAATGCCTCAGCTTGAGGAATTCAAAAGAAAGTCGGTTACTTTGGAGGCTGAACTTAATCAGGATGCAAGAGTGCACAAAGAACTCAAAGACAAGCTGCAGACAGCTGAGGAGGAGATTTGTGAATTGATATTCTGTAATGCTGAAAAAGAAATTGAAATGATTGTTTTCAGAGAGATATTAGATGAACAGAAAGGTCACATAGCCCTGATGGAAAAATCTAATATTGAATCCTTCAAGTTGCAGAATCAGATTGATGACATTACCAGAAAGCTGTCTGAACAGATCCTTAGAACAGAAGAATTCAAAAACTTGTCTGTTCATTTGAAGGAGCTTAAAGACAAAGCTGAAGCTGAATGTCTCTTGGCTCGTGAGAAAAAAGGACCTGAAGGGCCATCTTTTGCTGTACAAGAGTCCCTGCGTATTGCTTTCATTAAAGAACAATATGAAACCAAGCTTCAAGAGCTAAGGCAGCAGATTTCAATTTCTAAAAAGCACGGGGAGGAGATGCTATGGAAATTACAAGATGTTGTTAATGAACTTGAAGACAGGAAGAAAACTGAAGCCTCTCACTTGAAGAGAAACGAAGAGCTGTCAATTAAGGTCTTGGAGTTGGAGGCCCAATTACAATCAGTATTCTCTGATAAGCGTGAAAAAACTAATGCTTATGATAGAATACAGACTGAATTGGACTGTGCAATATTAAGCCTTGAATGCTgcaaggaagaaaaagaaaaacttGAATTATCTTTGCGTGAATGTGTGGAGGAGAAATCTATAATAACAGCTGAACTTGCATTGAGAAAAGAACATCTGGAGAATTCTGTAAGTTCCATTGATATCCAAGACGAAGTTGCTGTGGACACAATCAAGAGCATATCTAGCAATGTAAGTAATGGTAAGTCAAGCTCTGTATCATCCACTACTGATGTTTCAAATGGAGATTCATCTTTAAAGCTTTCCTCTGAGTACTTTGACCGCAATAGCCACATGGATAGTGAACAAATTCTTGATACAAGCTTGGTTCAAGTTAAGAAAGCTAAAAATTCAGTTTCACCTAATAATGGGCAAGCCATCCAG GTTCTAGAATCCAAAGGTCTTCTTTCAGAAGAAGGAAAGTTGTCACCCAGTATATCCAAGGATATTGCTGTTAATCAGAATTTCCGAGCTGAAACTTTGAAGTCTAGCATAGACCACCTTCACGAAGAG TTAGAGAGGATGAAGAATGAAAACTCCCATATTTCACAGGCTAATCATGACCCATACGTTCAAGATTTACAAAGTGAACTCATGCATTTACACAAG GCAAATCAAGATCTGGAAAGCATGTTTCCTTGGTTTCATAATTGTTTGGAAAGCGGTAATGCTCTAGAACGGGTACTTGCCTTAGAAATTGAGCTCGCAGAGGCACTAAGGGCAAAGAAGACATCAAGCTTGCATATCCAGAG TTCATTCCTCAAGCAACACAGTGATGAAGAAGCGGTCCTTAAAAGCTTTAAAGACATTAACGAACTGATCAAGGAGATGCTGGAACTCAAGGCCAAGTATGCAAGTGTAGAGACGGAACTGAAAGAGATGCATGACCGTTACTCTGACCTAAGCCTTCAATTTGCTGAGGTAGAAGGCGAGAGACAAAAACTCACCATGACACTGAGAAATATTCGCACACCCAAGAAACCTGGCTACTTGAATCGCTCATCCTCCGACACCCTCTGGGACCAATAA